In one Trichlorobacter lovleyi SZ genomic region, the following are encoded:
- a CDS encoding STAS domain-containing protein — MQIMSAVQDGITIATLTGRMDAMTTVEFDRWFNEQRAGGITRLVLNLQGVDYISSAGLRSLLAAAKQLKTHNGILALCCLGGTVEEVFRISGFLSILPSFPSVEAACASFQ, encoded by the coding sequence ATGCAGATCATGTCAGCTGTGCAGGATGGGATTACGATTGCCACGCTCACCGGCAGGATGGATGCCATGACCACGGTTGAGTTTGACCGCTGGTTCAATGAGCAGCGCGCAGGCGGCATAACCCGTCTGGTCCTGAATCTGCAAGGGGTTGACTACATCAGCAGCGCCGGATTGCGTTCCCTGCTGGCTGCTGCCAAACAGCTCAAGACCCACAATGGCATACTGGCGCTCTGCTGCCTGGGGGGGACGGTCGAAGAGGTGTTCAGGATCTCCGGTTTCCTGAGCATACTGCCCTCATTCCCCTCTGTAGAAGCTGCCTGCGCCTCGTTTCAGTAA
- a CDS encoding EF-hand domain-containing protein, translating to MKQLIVCAATALTVLGPVAGNAGDEAVFNRLDADKNGRISRDELLKSDLVVVKDAKGQQQVLHRDMVKQGDAAALTEAQKQRLFGTIDTDKSGHISRKEWNRASPNGFILWKF from the coding sequence ATGAAGCAGTTGATAGTGTGTGCGGCAACAGCGTTGACAGTACTTGGCCCGGTGGCGGGGAATGCCGGTGACGAAGCGGTCTTTAACCGGCTTGATGCCGATAAAAACGGTCGGATCAGCCGTGATGAGCTGCTCAAGTCGGATCTGGTTGTGGTCAAAGACGCCAAAGGGCAGCAGCAGGTGCTGCATCGCGATATGGTCAAGCAGGGGGATGCCGCTGCCCTGACCGAAGCACAAAAGCAGCGCCTTTTTGGCACGATTGATACGGATAAGAGCGGCCATATCAGCCGCAAGGAATGGAATCGTGCCTCACCGAACGGCTTTATACTCTGGAAGTTTTGA
- a CDS encoding efflux RND transporter periplasmic adaptor subunit, producing MSLVLRSMTTLLVLVAVTAGSGCTKKAEKKQGRPPAPVLVAVVGTADIPQRLVAVGTVEATESVVVRPQISGELSAVFFTEGQEVSRGQKLFQMDPRSYQAALKKAEASLARNRVIMENALKDYHRYAQLVKEGIVTQEQAEAYRTKADSAAADVEADKAAVENARVQLSYTTMTAPIAGRLGNLAVSRGNVVEANKTTLVTLNAIAPIYVTFSLPERELAAVRGRMAEGRMAVEAELPGGIVERGQVSFLDNLVDTTTGTIKLKGRFDNRNRRLWPGQFVQVSLTLAERKGVVAVPSQALQTGQKGTFVYVVRPDLTAEMRPVVTGAAYNGLTAIEKGLAVAEQVVIDGQLRVSPGARLEIKKSGQPQQGASQINGRP from the coding sequence ATGAGTCTTGTGTTGCGCAGCATGACTACCCTGCTCGTACTGGTAGCTGTGACCGCCGGTAGCGGTTGCACGAAAAAGGCAGAAAAGAAACAGGGCCGTCCTCCTGCACCGGTGCTGGTTGCCGTTGTCGGCACGGCCGATATTCCCCAGCGCCTGGTTGCGGTTGGAACCGTTGAGGCGACCGAAAGCGTGGTGGTGCGGCCCCAGATCTCCGGCGAACTGTCCGCTGTTTTTTTTACAGAAGGCCAGGAAGTCAGCCGGGGGCAGAAGCTGTTTCAGATGGATCCCCGCTCATACCAGGCCGCGCTCAAAAAGGCCGAAGCGTCGCTGGCCCGCAACCGGGTCATCATGGAGAACGCCCTCAAGGATTATCACCGCTATGCCCAGCTGGTCAAAGAAGGCATTGTGACCCAGGAACAGGCAGAGGCATACCGCACAAAAGCGGACTCTGCCGCAGCAGATGTCGAGGCCGACAAGGCTGCTGTTGAAAATGCCCGGGTGCAGCTCTCCTACACCACCATGACCGCGCCGATTGCCGGTCGCCTGGGTAATCTGGCGGTCAGCCGGGGGAACGTGGTTGAGGCCAACAAGACCACCCTGGTGACCTTGAATGCCATTGCACCGATCTATGTGACCTTCAGCCTGCCGGAGCGGGAGCTGGCAGCGGTCCGGGGACGGATGGCCGAAGGCAGGATGGCCGTGGAGGCAGAGCTGCCGGGAGGGATCGTCGAACGGGGGCAGGTCAGCTTTCTGGATAACCTGGTGGATACCACAACCGGCACCATCAAGTTAAAGGGACGTTTTGACAACCGTAACCGTCGTCTGTGGCCCGGCCAGTTTGTGCAGGTCTCTCTGACCCTTGCAGAGCGGAAAGGTGTGGTGGCGGTGCCTTCACAGGCGCTGCAGACCGGACAGAAAGGGACGTTTGTCTATGTGGTGCGGCCAGACCTGACCGCTGAGATGCGGCCGGTTGTCACTGGGGCAGCCTACAACGGCCTGACCGCAATTGAGAAAGGGCTTGCCGTTGCTGAACAGGTGGTGATTGATGGCCAGCTGCGGGTCTCGCCGGGCGCCCGGCTTGAGATCAAAAAATCCGGACAGCCGCAGCAGGGCGCGTCACAAATCAACGGCAGGCCGTAG
- a CDS encoding ferritin-like domain-containing protein, which produces MSIDLQQAIRNSIQTEKSAMDFYLAGAAYLKDQGARRMFELLAAEEREHAGHYYRIYQGTDIPSLEAFLDAPPDAGSSWLATMRRVIDDSFTEKEALELAMLKEKKLAEFLAGTAAQIADPAVREVFELNARETHNHYLLIEAEYARIMGMVDESDMDAFVRE; this is translated from the coding sequence ATGTCAATCGATCTGCAGCAGGCTATCAGGAATTCTATCCAGACCGAAAAGAGCGCCATGGATTTCTATCTGGCCGGGGCCGCTTACCTGAAGGATCAGGGGGCAAGACGCATGTTTGAACTTCTGGCTGCTGAAGAGCGTGAGCATGCCGGACACTATTACAGGATCTATCAGGGCACCGATATCCCTTCGCTGGAGGCGTTTCTTGATGCACCGCCGGATGCCGGATCAAGCTGGCTGGCAACAATGCGCAGGGTGATTGATGACAGCTTCACCGAAAAAGAGGCCCTTGAGCTGGCGATGCTTAAAGAAAAGAAACTGGCGGAATTTCTGGCCGGGACAGCAGCACAGATCGCTGATCCGGCGGTCAGGGAGGTCTTTGAGCTGAATGCCCGTGAAACCCATAATCATTACCTGCTGATCGAGGCCGAATATGCCCGGATCATGGGGATGGTGGATGAGAGCGACATGGATGCCTTTGTACGGGAATGA
- the ettA gene encoding energy-dependent translational throttle protein EttA produces the protein MSVDDKKVIYSMMRVSKFYDKKPIIKDISLSYFYGAKIGVLGLNGSGKSTLLKIMAGVDTEFNGQVALSPGYTVGYLEQEPKLDENKTVRQVVEEGCQEIVDLLAEFNGITDKFSEPDADFEKLCDRQAVLQEKLDHLDAWDLDSRLELAMDALRCPDGDTPVKVLSGGERRRVALCRLLLKKPDILLLDEPTNHLDAETVAWLEKHLHSYSGTVIAVTHDRYFLDNVAGWILELDRGEGIPWKGNYSSWLEQKQGRLAVEEKQESERQKTLKRELEWIRMSPKGRHTKAQARISKYEDLAAQEGEARGKDLELYIPAGPRLGDIVIEADNVSKGFGDRLLYEGMTFKLPRGGIVGVIGPNGAGKTTLFRMITGTETPDSGTIRIGDTVQVAYVDQSRDSLNPDRLLWEEISDGQEMIQLGRQTVNARNYVARFNFTGGDQQKKVGMLSGGERNRVHLAKVLKSGANVLLLDEPTNDLDVNTMRALEEGLENFGGCAVVISHDRWFLDRIATHILAFEGDSKVTWFEGNYSEYEEDRRKRLGSEADRPHRITYRKLTR, from the coding sequence GTGAGCGTTGACGACAAAAAAGTTATCTATAGTATGATGCGGGTATCGAAGTTCTACGACAAGAAACCGATTATCAAGGACATTTCCCTGTCCTACTTCTATGGCGCCAAGATCGGTGTGCTGGGCCTGAACGGCTCCGGTAAATCGACCCTGCTGAAGATCATGGCCGGGGTGGACACCGAGTTTAACGGTCAGGTGGCGTTGTCACCCGGTTATACCGTAGGGTATCTGGAACAGGAGCCAAAGCTGGACGAGAACAAGACCGTCCGGCAGGTGGTTGAGGAAGGCTGCCAGGAGATCGTTGACCTGTTGGCCGAGTTCAACGGCATTACCGACAAGTTTTCCGAACCGGATGCCGATTTTGAAAAGCTGTGCGACCGCCAGGCGGTGCTGCAGGAAAAGCTGGACCATCTGGATGCCTGGGATCTGGACTCCCGTCTTGAGCTGGCCATGGATGCCCTGCGCTGCCCCGATGGCGACACGCCGGTCAAGGTGCTTTCCGGCGGTGAAAGAAGACGGGTGGCCCTCTGCCGCCTGCTGCTGAAAAAGCCGGACATCCTGCTGCTGGACGAACCGACCAACCACCTGGATGCCGAGACCGTGGCCTGGCTGGAAAAACACCTGCACAGCTACAGCGGCACCGTGATCGCCGTTACCCACGACCGTTATTTCCTGGATAACGTGGCCGGCTGGATTCTGGAGCTGGACCGCGGCGAAGGGATCCCCTGGAAAGGCAATTACTCCTCCTGGCTGGAGCAGAAACAGGGACGTCTGGCGGTTGAGGAGAAGCAGGAGAGCGAACGTCAGAAGACCCTGAAACGCGAGCTGGAATGGATCAGGATGTCGCCCAAGGGCCGTCACACCAAGGCCCAGGCACGGATCAGCAAATACGAGGATCTGGCAGCCCAGGAAGGTGAGGCACGGGGCAAGGATCTGGAACTGTACATCCCGGCCGGCCCGCGGCTGGGGGATATCGTGATCGAGGCGGACAATGTCAGCAAAGGTTTCGGTGACCGGCTGCTGTACGAAGGGATGACCTTCAAGCTGCCCCGCGGCGGGATCGTTGGCGTAATCGGCCCCAACGGTGCCGGTAAGACCACCCTCTTCCGGATGATCACCGGTACGGAGACGCCGGACAGCGGCACCATCAGGATCGGTGACACGGTCCAGGTTGCCTATGTGGACCAGAGCCGTGACAGCCTCAACCCGGACCGCCTGTTATGGGAAGAGATCAGCGACGGGCAGGAGATGATCCAGCTGGGCAGGCAGACCGTCAATGCCCGCAACTATGTGGCCCGCTTTAACTTTACCGGCGGCGACCAGCAGAAAAAGGTGGGGATGCTGTCCGGCGGCGAACGCAACCGGGTCCACCTGGCCAAGGTGCTGAAGAGCGGCGCCAACGTGCTGCTTCTGGACGAACCGACCAACGACCTGGATGTCAACACCATGCGGGCCCTGGAGGAAGGGCTGGAAAACTTCGGCGGCTGCGCCGTGGTTATCTCCCACGACCGCTGGTTCCTGGACCGGATCGCCACCCATATCCTTGCCTTTGAAGGGGATTCAAAGGTAACCTGGTTTGAAGGCAACTACTCCGAATATGAGGAGGACCGCCGCAAACGCCTTGGCAGCGAAGCGGACCGCCCGCACCGGATCACCTATCGCAAACTGACCCGCTAA
- a CDS encoding diguanylate cyclase — protein sequence MADTGIPILLVDDDRFMRTVLCQTLQDAGYRVSQAANGKEALELCRSTYFPIILTDWVMPEMDGIAFCRAFRELAAECYTYLILLTSQEGKEKLIEGLEAGADEYLIKPVNEAELMVRLKTARRILDLESSLQKSLEEIKQLSIRDALTGAFNRGYLDQHLPHEIRRADRYLRDLSLIMMDLDHFKKINDTWGHQAGDAVLQHCIRIIAGTIRHEVDWVARYGGEEFVLVLPETDRTGCRVVAERLRSLIEAAPCSFRSATLGITASFGTVTRTPADSRAINSPDQLLNLADQCLYAAKQAGRNRVVAAQREGTTP from the coding sequence ATGGCTGACACCGGTATCCCGATTCTGCTGGTTGACGACGACCGTTTCATGCGGACAGTGCTGTGCCAGACCCTGCAGGATGCAGGCTACCGGGTTAGTCAGGCTGCCAACGGCAAAGAGGCGCTGGAGCTTTGCCGCTCAACCTACTTCCCGATCATCCTGACCGACTGGGTCATGCCGGAGATGGATGGTATTGCGTTCTGCCGCGCCTTTCGGGAACTGGCTGCAGAGTGCTACACCTACCTGATCCTGCTGACCTCGCAGGAGGGCAAGGAAAAACTGATTGAAGGGCTTGAGGCCGGCGCCGACGAGTATCTGATCAAGCCGGTCAATGAAGCGGAATTGATGGTGCGCCTCAAGACGGCCCGCCGGATTCTTGACCTGGAAAGTTCCCTGCAGAAAAGCCTGGAAGAGATCAAACAGCTCTCGATCCGGGACGCCCTGACCGGCGCCTTTAACCGCGGTTATCTGGACCAGCATCTGCCACATGAGATCCGCCGTGCAGACCGCTATCTGCGTGACCTGTCACTGATCATGATGGACCTTGACCATTTCAAGAAGATCAACGACACCTGGGGCCACCAGGCCGGTGATGCGGTTCTGCAGCACTGTATCCGCATCATTGCAGGCACAATACGCCATGAAGTTGACTGGGTGGCCCGCTATGGCGGCGAGGAGTTTGTTCTGGTGCTGCCCGAAACCGACCGGACCGGCTGCAGGGTGGTTGCGGAACGGTTGCGCAGCCTGATTGAGGCTGCTCCCTGCAGCTTCAGGAGTGCCACCCTGGGCATAACCGCAAGTTTCGGCACCGTGACCCGTACCCCTGCCGACAGCCGCGCCATCAACAGCCCGGATCAGCTCCTGAATCTGGCTGACCAATGTCTGTATGCTGCCAAACAGGCTGGACGTAACCGGGTCGTAGCAGCCCAACGCGAGGGGACGACGCCATGA
- a CDS encoding PilZ domain-containing protein — MNYSTYFTRGQKVFLINTSADRDKSLFEAFSATITTAENHQFVMRPRYLLQHGELHTVVPGMRFKVTAESYGAGMQFIGTVHSTSGKDIVITPAEQLEMYQRSQVPRMDLILDFRTFTRSSPLPFFRREWERYQTMLTSSSSAKLELKSGEINLGAGGFRHLVDKSDPQSELCMAFIDLEQGTPPVCAVAELLWRRSLPDDDRLAIGRRFILIRKTDQQRIQAYIQHRQKKQSKKTIRPKHNWELLDRMFHE; from the coding sequence ATGAACTACTCCACCTATTTTACGCGAGGCCAGAAAGTCTTCCTGATCAACACCTCGGCTGACCGGGACAAAAGTCTTTTTGAGGCTTTTTCCGCCACCATTACAACAGCGGAAAATCACCAGTTTGTGATGCGTCCCCGCTACCTGCTGCAGCATGGGGAGCTGCATACCGTGGTGCCGGGCATGCGCTTCAAGGTAACTGCTGAAAGTTATGGGGCCGGCATGCAGTTTATCGGAACTGTACACTCGACTTCAGGCAAGGATATTGTCATCACCCCGGCCGAACAGCTTGAGATGTACCAGCGCAGCCAGGTTCCCCGCATGGACCTGATCCTTGACTTTCGCACCTTTACACGCTCGTCTCCGCTGCCGTTTTTCCGGCGCGAGTGGGAGCGCTACCAGACCATGCTGACCAGCAGCAGCAGCGCAAAACTTGAACTGAAATCCGGCGAGATCAATCTGGGGGCCGGAGGATTCCGCCATCTGGTTGACAAATCAGACCCGCAATCGGAGCTCTGCATGGCCTTTATTGATCTGGAGCAGGGAACGCCGCCGGTCTGTGCCGTCGCAGAGCTGCTCTGGCGCCGCAGCCTGCCGGATGATGACAGACTCGCCATTGGCCGGAGATTTATCCTGATTCGTAAGACGGATCAGCAGCGCATCCAGGCCTACATCCAGCATCGTCAGAAGAAGCAGAGCAAAAAAACAATCCGCCCAAAGCACAACTGGGAGCTGCTTGACCGGATGTTTCATGAATAA
- a CDS encoding PilZ domain-containing protein, giving the protein MNYDRYFIRGQKVFLINISEERDESVFDSFTGKVVLCNDDRLLLKTAYRLYSGEVMSLKPGMQFKLTTEAMGMGIQVRAELTDLISPEELQLRPLGELSVYQRRQSPRIELTLPLLHVPQKSSLAAFQREWKRVISDLRKPDPPRLKLSATTLNLSAGGVRLDQSSNPTHLSLLVIDLQDEKPPLCAVAELVWHQQDEEQKLIKCGYRFVEILKEDQERIVALVEKEIGGKASIAKHRELIDRMLP; this is encoded by the coding sequence ATGAACTACGACCGCTACTTTATCCGTGGACAGAAAGTCTTCCTGATCAATATCTCGGAAGAACGGGATGAATCTGTCTTTGATTCATTCACCGGCAAAGTTGTACTCTGCAACGACGACCGGCTCCTGCTGAAGACCGCCTACCGGCTCTATTCAGGCGAGGTGATGAGCCTTAAGCCGGGCATGCAGTTCAAGCTGACGACTGAGGCCATGGGGATGGGAATACAGGTCAGGGCGGAGCTTACGGACCTGATCTCTCCTGAAGAGCTGCAACTGCGCCCCCTGGGTGAGCTTTCCGTGTACCAGCGTCGCCAGAGTCCCCGTATCGAGCTCACGCTGCCCTTGCTGCACGTCCCCCAGAAATCCTCTCTGGCGGCCTTTCAGCGGGAGTGGAAACGGGTTATCAGTGACCTGCGCAAACCGGACCCGCCCCGTTTGAAGCTGTCCGCGACCACGCTGAATCTCAGCGCCGGAGGCGTGCGCCTTGATCAAAGTAGTAACCCGACCCATCTCTCGCTCCTGGTTATTGATCTGCAGGATGAAAAACCGCCGCTCTGTGCCGTGGCGGAGCTGGTCTGGCATCAGCAGGATGAAGAACAAAAGCTGATCAAATGCGGATACCGTTTTGTGGAGATCCTGAAGGAGGATCAGGAGAGGATAGTGGCACTGGTAGAAAAGGAGATCGGCGGGAAGGCCTCAATAGCCAAACACCGTGAGTTGATTGATCGCATGCTGCCGTAG
- a CDS encoding DUF721 domain-containing protein, which yields MAGKRPKGSPEPIGRLLGGRGINPELAARLKDLVVWQSWDRAVGEAIARRARPLRLVGGVLTVVVSSGPWMQQLSFMKAELRDRVNSLLGEERVREIVLKAGRISRDPEEDKEVRPAPKPLSPQQLEQIRLQVSSVDDVELRQALQGLMEHHYSNR from the coding sequence ATGGCAGGAAAACGTCCCAAAGGCAGCCCTGAACCGATCGGCAGGCTGCTTGGCGGTCGCGGTATCAACCCGGAACTGGCGGCCCGGCTGAAAGATCTGGTGGTCTGGCAGAGCTGGGACCGGGCAGTGGGTGAGGCGATTGCCCGGCGTGCCAGGCCGCTGCGGCTGGTTGGCGGTGTCCTGACCGTTGTGGTTTCCAGCGGCCCCTGGATGCAACAGTTAAGCTTTATGAAGGCGGAACTGCGTGACCGGGTCAACAGCCTGCTGGGTGAAGAGCGGGTCAGGGAGATTGTACTCAAGGCCGGCAGAATCAGTCGCGACCCGGAAGAGGACAAGGAGGTCCGTCCGGCACCCAAACCGCTTTCTCCCCAACAGCTTGAACAGATCAGGCTGCAGGTCAGCTCCGTTGACGATGTTGAATTACGGCAGGCCTTGCAGGGGCTGATGGAGCATCATTACAGTAACAGATAG
- a CDS encoding DUF3343 domain-containing protein, producing the protein MGQQVVAEGQYLAVFNSTHRVLKAEGLLKAQGLPIMLIPAPRAVQADCGLAIRFDENLREAVMQLLADQSLLPAFLCQLRGDEYIILQEFNHENH; encoded by the coding sequence ATGGGCCAACAGGTGGTTGCAGAAGGGCAGTACCTGGCGGTATTCAACTCCACCCACCGGGTTCTGAAGGCCGAGGGACTGCTCAAGGCACAAGGGCTGCCGATCATGCTGATTCCGGCCCCGCGTGCCGTGCAGGCCGACTGCGGCCTCGCGATCCGTTTTGACGAAAACCTGCGTGAAGCGGTCATGCAGCTCCTGGCTGATCAGTCACTGCTGCCTGCCTTTTTATGCCAGCTGCGGGGCGACGAGTACATTATCCTTCAGGAGTTTAACCATGAAAACCATTGA
- the yedF gene encoding sulfurtransferase-like selenium metabolism protein YedF has product MKTIDCRGQACPAPVIATKKALEESAAGVCVLVDDGAPRENVGRFARNRGYQVTETAQGDGWSLLLSSSGTTAIAEPGGQTGGLTGERVLLVTSNRLGEGPEELGQLLMKNFLFTLLETPQQPDRILLLNSGVLLATAGAETVEALKRLEERGTEIFACGVCLDYFKKKDQLAAGRVTNMFSTAENLLAAALVIKL; this is encoded by the coding sequence ATGAAAACCATTGATTGCCGTGGTCAGGCCTGCCCAGCACCGGTCATTGCCACCAAAAAAGCCCTTGAAGAGTCTGCTGCCGGGGTCTGCGTGCTGGTGGACGATGGCGCCCCCCGGGAAAATGTCGGACGTTTTGCCAGAAACCGCGGTTATCAGGTCACCGAGACCGCCCAGGGGGACGGTTGGTCACTCCTGCTGAGCAGCTCTGGAACCACTGCGATAGCGGAACCAGGCGGGCAGACAGGTGGTCTGACAGGCGAGCGCGTGCTGCTCGTCACCTCGAACCGGCTGGGGGAAGGGCCGGAAGAACTCGGGCAGCTGCTGATGAAAAATTTTCTCTTCACCCTGCTTGAGACCCCGCAGCAGCCTGACCGCATCCTGCTGTTAAACAGTGGCGTCCTGCTGGCCACAGCAGGGGCCGAGACCGTAGAGGCCCTGAAACGGCTGGAAGAACGGGGCACGGAAATCTTTGCCTGCGGTGTCTGCCTTGATTATTTCAAGAAAAAGGATCAGCTTGCCGCAGGCCGGGTCACGAACATGTTCAGCACGGCCGAGAACCTGCTGGCGGCGGCTCTGGTCATCAAACTATAG
- the ffh gene encoding signal recognition particle protein encodes MFDNLSDKLESVFKKLRGQGVMTEDNIKDALREVRLALLEADVNFKVVKDFVENVRLKAVGTEVMQSLAPGQQVVRIVHDELITLMGGDQDNNLDLAAKPPVVLMLVGLQGAGKTTTCGKLGSWLRKQKRRPLLVPADVYRPAAIEQLKTVGRQLNIDVFDSQTGQEPVDICSAAVRFAELNGFDTVLLDTAGRHQIDDFLMNELERIKAAAQPREILFVADAMTGQEAVTVAGGFNDRLGITGVILSKLDGDAKGGAALSIKAVTGAPVKFVGLGEKLDALEVFHPDRLVSRILGMGDVLTLVEKAQSALDEKETARLTQKLKKNQFDLEDFLAQLQQIKKLGSLESIMGMIPGMGKMVKQMQGAQPSEKEMKRIEAIIRSMTPAERADHGIINGSRRLRIAKGSGTTVQEINLLLKRFTEAQKMMKQLTKLGPKNLMKGMGGLPGLGNLGGLGKGMFPFGR; translated from the coding sequence ATGTTTGATAACCTTTCGGATAAACTGGAATCAGTCTTCAAGAAGCTCCGCGGCCAGGGGGTGATGACTGAGGACAACATCAAGGACGCCCTGCGCGAAGTTCGCCTGGCGCTGCTTGAGGCTGACGTCAATTTCAAGGTTGTCAAAGACTTTGTTGAGAACGTCCGCCTGAAGGCAGTCGGCACCGAAGTCATGCAGAGCCTGGCACCCGGCCAACAGGTGGTCAGGATCGTTCATGATGAACTGATCACCCTGATGGGAGGCGACCAGGACAACAACCTTGACCTGGCGGCAAAACCGCCTGTTGTACTTATGCTGGTCGGCCTGCAGGGCGCGGGTAAAACAACTACCTGCGGCAAATTGGGTAGCTGGCTTCGCAAACAGAAACGTCGCCCTCTGCTGGTTCCTGCTGACGTCTACCGTCCGGCAGCTATCGAGCAGCTCAAAACCGTTGGACGGCAGCTGAACATTGATGTTTTTGATTCACAGACAGGCCAGGAGCCGGTTGATATCTGCTCGGCTGCAGTCCGTTTTGCAGAATTAAATGGTTTTGACACCGTACTGTTAGACACCGCCGGACGTCATCAGATTGATGACTTCCTGATGAACGAGCTGGAGCGGATCAAGGCCGCTGCTCAGCCCCGCGAAATCCTGTTTGTGGCAGACGCCATGACCGGACAGGAAGCGGTCACGGTTGCCGGCGGCTTTAATGACCGTCTCGGCATCACAGGTGTCATACTTAGCAAGCTGGATGGCGACGCCAAAGGTGGCGCCGCCCTTTCGATCAAGGCAGTGACCGGTGCGCCGGTCAAGTTTGTCGGCCTGGGCGAGAAGCTGGATGCCCTTGAGGTGTTCCACCCGGACCGGCTGGTTTCGCGCATTCTGGGAATGGGTGATGTGCTGACCCTGGTGGAGAAGGCCCAGTCAGCCCTTGATGAAAAAGAGACTGCCCGCCTTACCCAGAAACTGAAGAAAAACCAGTTTGACCTTGAGGACTTTCTGGCCCAGCTGCAACAGATCAAGAAGCTCGGTTCCCTCGAGTCGATCATGGGGATGATCCCCGGCATGGGCAAGATGGTAAAACAGATGCAGGGAGCCCAGCCCAGCGAGAAGGAGATGAAGCGGATTGAGGCAATTATCCGCTCCATGACCCCGGCAGAACGGGCCGACCACGGCATTATCAACGGCAGTCGTCGTCTGCGGATTGCCAAAGGCAGCGGCACTACCGTACAGGAAATAAATCTGCTGTTGAAACGTTTTACTGAAGCGCAGAAGATGATGAAACAACTGACAAAACTGGGCCCCAAAAACCTGATGAAGGGAATGGGCGGTTTGCCGGGGCTTGGCAATCTGGGTGGACTTGGCAAAGGGATGTTCCCTTTTGGCCGTTAA
- the rpsP gene encoding 30S ribosomal protein S16 yields the protein MATKIRLQRHGAKKRPFYQVVIADERSRRDGRFIENVGYYDPTKNPAVLKLNVEKVIAWLDKGAQPTDTVNQILKKEGILEKAAQAA from the coding sequence ATGGCAACCAAAATCAGACTGCAGCGTCACGGCGCCAAGAAGCGCCCTTTTTATCAGGTAGTGATTGCCGATGAGCGTTCACGCCGTGATGGCCGCTTCATTGAAAACGTCGGTTACTATGACCCCACCAAAAATCCGGCTGTTCTGAAGCTTAATGTGGAAAAAGTAATCGCCTGGCTTGACAAGGGTGCACAGCCCACCGATACCGTTAATCAGATTCTGAAGAAGGAAGGCATCCTGGAGAAGGCAGCCCAGGCAGCCTAG
- a CDS encoding KH domain-containing protein, protein MKALVETIAQALVDDPSKVVTSEEMEDDTLVIKLSVAKEDMGRIIGKEGRTAKAVRTLLNAVATRDNKKAILKIVE, encoded by the coding sequence ATGAAAGCACTTGTCGAAACCATCGCGCAGGCTCTTGTCGACGACCCCTCCAAAGTGGTCACCTCCGAAGAGATGGAGGATGACACTCTGGTTATCAAGCTGTCCGTGGCCAAGGAGGATATGGGACGGATCATAGGCAAGGAAGGCCGGACTGCCAAGGCGGTCCGGACACTCCTGAATGCCGTGGCCACCCGGGATAACAAGAAGGCGATTCTCAAGATCGTTGAATAA
- the rimM gene encoding ribosome maturation factor RimM (Essential for efficient processing of 16S rRNA), with translation MDGSSDNLIAVGRISGTHGIRGQLRLHSYSGNLESLQAAKNVLIRFPAGGTRQIQLKKAAYHSGKFLLTLEGFDTIEKAQELAGAELLLQREQLPPPDADEYYWHDLLGLSVVTNEGQALGIIKDILETGANDVYLVRDDATKREYLIPAIASVISSVNIHTGTMTITPLEGLLDL, from the coding sequence ATGGATGGTTCCAGCGATAACCTGATTGCCGTCGGTCGAATCAGTGGCACCCATGGCATTCGAGGCCAGTTGCGGCTGCATTCCTACTCCGGCAACCTGGAAAGCCTGCAGGCAGCTAAAAACGTACTGATCCGTTTTCCTGCCGGTGGTACCCGTCAGATTCAGCTCAAGAAGGCCGCTTATCACAGCGGCAAGTTTCTGCTGACGCTGGAGGGGTTTGACACCATTGAAAAGGCTCAGGAGTTAGCCGGGGCCGAACTGTTGCTGCAGCGTGAACAACTGCCGCCACCTGACGCCGACGAGTACTACTGGCACGACCTGCTCGGTCTTTCAGTTGTTACGAATGAAGGTCAGGCACTGGGTATCATCAAAGATATTCTGGAAACCGGTGCCAACGATGTCTATCTGGTTCGGGACGATGCAACGAAACGCGAATACCTGATTCCGGCCATTGCCAGTGTCATCAGCAGTGTAAACATCCACACCGGCACCATGACCATCACCCCGCTGGAGGGGCTGCTTGATCTCTGA